AAACGAAATTCTTGAAACTATAAAATAGCTTAATCATTACAAATGGGTCTTATCTAAACTTTGTTGCTATAGTTTCTAAAATAAGATAAAACTTCGTTTTACTCGAAGAAAAGCTGCCCAAAAACCTAGTTATATATATGTTTAATTTTGTACGAAAAGTAACTAAATGTAGCATTCAACAAGCGCTCGGAAAAATATCCGAGCGCTTTTCTTTTTAAGGCTCTTTTCGTAACCATTGGTGTACAGAAGATAAGGTGACACAAACGTTAGTTGTGTACTTGTTTACTTCGTAATACGAAAAACAACGATCAATGCGAAAATAGCTTTTTTAAATATATAAGCAGGACTTGGATAGTTCCTTATAGGTTAGGCATCCACCTTTTTGTTGCATAATTTACCTTTTTAATATTTAAAACGGGTGTTTATCCATTTGTAGAGAAGTTTTCAAGTGCACTTATATGGGATTTATTATAAAAAAAATTATATAATAATAAAGGTGAGCATAAGTCGTCGTAGCTGGTGTGTGTTTTTTTACCATTTTTATCAAATTTCACTTTGCTTCATTTCATTGTTTCTTCAATCGTCCAAACCTTCGGTTTGAAAAATTACAAACCACTAACTTTCCCCATTGGTATCATCCTCATTTTCCTTGCAACTTTGCTAGTGCCGAATATGGCATATTTAGTCGTTTTTGATGCATCTACATGGATTTCAATTGCTATAAGCATTTGGATTGTTCATCCCTCTCAGCATTTATGTTGTGCATAAAATAAAAGAAATGAATAAGCGCTATAAAATACTGAACAGGTAGTGGAGACGTTGTATAAAAAGGAATTATCACTAAAACAACGAATTATTACATAAGTTCTTTTAGTGGAGGAGATTTAGGTGTTATTTCAAAAAGGGAAGTTAAAAGTTCGTCAACTAGAATTAAAAGATAATATATTATTAGCTAAATGGCTTTCTAACCCTATCGTTCTCAAATATTATGAAGGCAGAGATAACCCATTTAATGTTGAAAAAGTAAACATGAAGTTTTATAACAGGCTTAACGGTGTAACAGGTTGTATCGTAGAGTTTGAAGGAGTTGAGATTGGCTACATTCAATTTTATGAATTAGATGATGAAACAAGAAAAGCTTACGATTATGTAGAAATTAGTGAACGTATTTATGGTATGGATCAGTTTATTGGAGAAGTAGAATACTGGAATAAAGGTATTGGTACGCTGCTCGTACGGTCTATGGTCAAGTTCTTATGTGAAATAAAGCAAGCACATAGAGTAGTAATGGATCCTCAAACGTGGAATGACAGAGCCATTCGTTGTTATGAAAAATGTGGTTTTAACAAGGTGAAAATGTTACCTAAACATGAATTCCATGAAGGCGAGTATCGAGACTGCTGGCTAATTGAATATAAACATAATTAAGACTAGTAGACTCTTTTTGTTAACTTTGGTGCTATTGTTACTAAAGGCTCTCTTAGTAGACTCTGTTGCTATTATTACCAATTTAGCACCATAAAAAGTGGTTTTATATTAGTCA
This region of Cytobacillus sp. IB215665 genomic DNA includes:
- a CDS encoding GNAT family N-acetyltransferase — protein: MLFQKGKLKVRQLELKDNILLAKWLSNPIVLKYYEGRDNPFNVEKVNMKFYNRLNGVTGCIVEFEGVEIGYIQFYELDDETRKAYDYVEISERIYGMDQFIGEVEYWNKGIGTLLVRSMVKFLCEIKQAHRVVMDPQTWNDRAIRCYEKCGFNKVKMLPKHEFHEGEYRDCWLIEYKHN